In a genomic window of Vulpes vulpes isolate BD-2025 chromosome 6, VulVul3, whole genome shotgun sequence:
- the PLEKHH1 gene encoding pleckstrin homology domain-containing family H member 1 isoform X2 encodes MQTIDLRLASRGIFTHLYVPNLVHRNHFTKGSLEQLEVAPVMAELKVETRASVDWQKRCLALETQLFRFRLQASKIRELLADKMQELEQRLLEAEQRAENAETQVGVMEEKVKLSNLKNVDLGGSLHQKYQELLKAMQSKDELISQLEAQLEKQKQMRAEEAKVVQEKAAKIKEWVTLKLAELEMENQHLKSSNQHLAEQVGVLQDALEALQMAPSGKLLVATQEITEQDSGPSGPGTQPIGQDSGPQAQGALKATMPATSPDALQSKDSVPPGISLEDSSPIVVHPGEISDSKALPLHLGEGSPRRLCMKPRTHRHGSASWGEGLVIAQGATLPGTKNSAREGSPGCSLTLPKVRVPSTPRDSIQLAKRHHSQPQVGPGHFNHVVSIEIGTLSALHPSSLPEVEARAELQEEPENVEMEEQPPMAKEKERESPKAPRTELKEVDLGNKPPTPPLHRFPSWESRIYAVAMAGMRLSDASSRTNVTCCASSPPALASPGPFSGLVYKNVTVPVYTALKGRATQISSVPFMDESSGSDDDCSSQASFRSSVPCSESRKTSGLGSPRAIKRGVSMSSLSSEGDYAIPPDACSLDSDYSEPEHKLQRTSSYSIEGPGLGGESLEKSGYLLKMGSRVKTWKRRWFVLRQGQIMYYKSPSDVIRKPQRVVELNSHCQIVRGEGAQTFQLISEKKTYYLTADSPGLLEEWIRVLQSLLRVQAVGPPALPRGGTKPTVKGWLTKVKHGHSKLVWCALVGKTFYYYRSHEDKRPLGHLPVRDARIEEVDRSCDSDEDYEAGGSRRLLSSHCTLVIHPPEHSPTYLLIGTKHEKDTWLYHLTVAAGGSSARVGTAYEQLIGKLMDGEGDPDSPLWRHPMLCYSKDGLYTSLTTLPSEALQTEALKLFKSCQLFINVPVEAASVDYHVSLAQTALQVCLVHPELQSEIYCQLMKQTSCRPPQKYSLVQCWQLLALCTPLFLPQHHFLWYVKQQFQRHADPRNETGQYATYCQRAVERTLQAGEREARPSRMEVVSILLRNPFHHSLPFSIPVHFTNGTYQVVGFDGSSTVDEFLQRLNQETGMRKSSHSGFALFTDDPSGRDLEHCLPGGVKICDAISKWEQALKELHSGKAEGGTRVVKLMYKNRLYFRSQVKGETERERLLLASQTSGEIVAGRFPVNKELALEMAALMAQVEYGDLERPSPPGPGSPLPTKVQHHLQHVLDRFYPRRYRHGAPSEQLRHLADLLTTKWAALQGCSPPECIRIYLTVARKWPFFGAKLFAARPAQLSSKESTLVWIAVNEDGVSILDHNTMQVHITYPYSSVMTFGGCRDDFMLVIRSIPDQGSGKGHIEKLLFQMAAPKIAEATFIMASYMNHCSTTVNTHPNPPAAHQLWELDGQQFFASVPCAARGPTLL; translated from the exons ATGCAGGAGCTGGAGCAGAGGCTGCTGGAggcagagcagagagcagagaacGCAGAGACCCAG GTGGGTGTGATGGAGGAGAAGGTGAAACTGTCCAATCTGAAGAATGTGGACTTAGGAGGCAGCCTGCACCAGAAGTACCAAGAATTGCTGAAAGCCATGCAGAGCAAAGATGAGCTCATCAGCCAGCTGGAAGCACAGCTGGAGAAGCAG AAGCAGATGAGAGCTGAAGAAGCAAAAGTTGTCCAAGAGAAAGCTGCAAAGATCAAAGAATGGGTGACCCTGAAGTTAGCAGAG CTTGAAATGGAGAATCAGCACCTGAAGAGCAGTAATCAGCACCTGGCGGAGCAGGTGGGAGTCCTCCAAGATGCTCTAGAAG CTCTTCAGATGGCACCTTCAGGGAAGCTGCTGGTGGCCACCCAGGAAATAACAGAGCAGGATTCTGGTCCTTCAGGTCCAGGAACCCAGCCGATAGGGCAGGACAGTGGTCCTCAGGCCCAGGGTGCCCTAAAGGCAACTATGCCTGCAACTTCCCCAGATGCCCTGCAGAGCAAGGACTCTGTTCCTCCAGGAATTTCCCTGGAGGATTCTAGTCCCATCGTGGTCCATCCTGGGGAAATATCAGACTCCAAGGCCCTTCCCTTGCATCTGGGAGAGGGCTCTCCCCGCCGGCTGTGCATGAAGCCTCGCACCCATAGACATGGTTCGGCCTCCTGGGGTGAGGGCCTGGTCATTGCTCAGGGAGCAACACTCCCTGGGACAAAGAACTCTGCCAGGGAAGGCAGCCCGGGCTGCAGCCTGACCCTACCAAAGGTGCGGGTCCCCAGCACCCCACGGGACAGCATCCAGCTGGCCAAGCGGCACCACAGCCAGCCCCAGGTGGGCCCTGGGCACTTCAACCACGTGGTGAGCATTGAGATTGGGACCCTCTCAGCCCTCCACCCCTCCAGCCTTCCTGAGGTGGAGGCCCGAGCTGAGCTCCAGGAGGAACCAGAGAACGTGGAGATGGAGGAGCAACCCCCAATGgcgaaggaaaaggaaagagaaagcccGAAGGCCCCCagaactgagctgaaggaagTGGATTTGGGCAACAAACCCCCTACACCCCCCCTGCACCGGTTTCCATCCTGG GAGAGCCGGATCTATGCTGTGGCCATGGCTGGCATGCGGCTCTCGGATGCATCTTCCAGAACTAATGTCACCTGCTGTG CTTCAAGCCCTCCTGCCCTTGCGTCCCCTGGGCCTTTCTCTGGCCTTGTCTACAAGAATGTCACCGTGCCTGTCTACACAGCCCTGAAGGGG AGAGCCACGCAGATCAGCAGCGTGCCTTTTATGGACGAGTCCTCGGGGTCCGATGATGACTGCAGCTCTCAGGCGAGTTTTCGATCTTCGGTCCCCTGCTCAGAGTCCAGGAAGACCAGTggactgggcagccccagggccaTCAAGAGAG GTGTCTCCATGTCCTCGCTGAGCTCCGAGGGCGACTACGCCATCCCCCCAGATGCCTGCTCACTGGACAGCGACTACTCGGAGCCGGAGCACAAACTCCAGCGCACCTCCTCCTACTCCATtgaggggccaggcctgggcgGG GAGTCACTGGAGAAGTCAGGCTACCTGCTAAAAATGGGGAGCCGGGTGAAGACGTGGAAGAGGCGCTGGTTTGTCCTGAGACAGGGACAGATTATGTACTACAAGTCTCCG AGTGATGTCATCCGGAAACCTCAGAGAGTAGTGGAACTGAATTCCCATTGCCAGATTGTTCGTGGGGAGGGTGCACAGACATTCCAG CTTATCTCTGAGAAGAAAACCTATTACCTGACAGCAGACTCACCTGGCCTGCTGGAGGAGTGGATCCGGGTGCTGCAGAGCCTGCTGAGGGTCCAGGCCGTGgggcctccagccctgcctcGGGGCGGCACCAAGCCCACTGTGAAGGGGTGGCTGACCAAG gTAAAACATGGCCATTCCAAGCTGGTCTGGTGTGCTCTTGTTGGGAAAACCTTCTACTACTATCGAAGTCATGAGGACAAG CGACCCCTGGGCCATCTGCCTGTGCGGGACGCGCGCATAGAGGAAGTAGATCGATCCTGTGACTCGGACGAGGACTATGAGGCTGGAGGGAGCAGGCGGTTGCTCTCCTCCCACTGCACCCTGGTGATCCACCCCCCAGAGCATAGCCCCACCTACCTCCTCATTGGCACTAAGCATGAAAAG GACACGTGGCTTTACCACCTCACAGTGGCTGCAGGCGGCAGCAGTGCCAGGGTTGGCACTGCCTATGAGCAGCTCATTGGAAAACTGATGGATGGGGAGGGAGACCCAG ATTCCCCTCTCTGGAGACACCCCATGCTGTGTTACAGCAAAGATGGACTGTACACCTCCCTCACCACCCTGCCCTCAGAGGCTCTGCAGACCGAGGCTCTCAAGCTCTTCAAG TCCTGCCAGCTCTTCATCAACGTGCCTGTGGAGGCTGCCTCCGTGGACTACCACGTGTCTCTGGCCCAGACAGCCCTGCAGGTCTGCCTCGTTCACCCCGAGCTGCAGAGCGAGATCTACTGCCAACTCATGAAGCAGACCAGCTGCCGCCCACCTCAGAAATACTCGCTCGTACAG TGCTGGCAGCTCCTGGCTCTGTGCACCCCACTTTTCCTGCCCCAGCACCACTTCCTCTGGTACGTGAAACAGCAGTTCCAGCGCCATGCAGATCCCAG AAATGAAACCGGCCAGTATGCCACCTACTGCCAGCGGGCAGTGGAGCGGACCCTGCAGGCCGGGGAGCGGGAGGCCAGGCCATCACGCATGGAAGTGGTGTCCATCTTGCTACGCaaccccttccaccactccttgcCCTTCAGCATCCCTGTGCACTTCACCAATGGGACTTACCAG GTGGTCGGTTTTGATGGCTCCTCCACAGTTGATGAGTTCCTCCAGCGTCTGAACCAAGAGACAGGCATGAGAAAGTCCTCCCACTCTGGCTTTGCCCTCTTCACAGACGATCCTTCCGGCAGGGACCTGGAACACTGCCTGCCAGGGGGTGTCAAG ATCTGTGATGCCATCTCCAAGTGGGAACAAGCCCTGAAGGAGCTGCACTCTGGCAAGGCTGAGGGTGGCACGCGTGTTGTGAAGCTGATGTACAAGAACAG GCTGTACTTTCGGAGTCAAGTCAAAGGGGAGACAGAGCGGGAGCGGCTGCTGCTTGCCTCCCAGACTAGTGGGGAGATAGTGGCAGGGAGGTTTCCTGTCAACAAGGAGCTGGCTCTTGAGATGGCTGCCCTGATGGCTCAG GTAGAATATGGGGACTTAGAGAGGCCCAGCCCACCAGGCCCTGGGAGCCCACTCCCTACCAAGGTTCAGCATCACCTCCAGCACGTCTTAGACAGGTTCTACCCAAGGCGCTACAGACACGGAGCACCCTCTGAACAGTTGAG GCACCTGGCAGATCTGCTGACCACAAAGTGGGCAGCACTGCAAGGCTGTTCCCCTCCCGAGTGCATCCGCATCTACCTGACAGTGGCCCGGAAATGGCCTTTCTTTGGTGCTAAGCTCTTTGCTGCTCGG CCTGCGCAGCTGTCTTCCAAAGAGAGCACTCTGGTGTGGATTGCTGTGAATGAGGATGGTGTCAGCATCCTGGACCACAATACTATG CAAGTGCACATCACGTACCCCTACTCTTCAGTAATGACCTTCGGTGGCTGCCGGGATGACTTCATGCTTGTAATTAGATCCATTCCAGACCAGGGCTCTGGGAAAGGTCACATTGAGAAGTTGCTCTTCCAGATGGCTGCTCCCAAG ATTGCAGAGGCTACCTTCATCATGGCCAGCTACATGAACCATTGCTCCACAACTGTGAACACCCACCCTAACCCACCTGCTGCCCACCAGCTATGGGAACTGGACGGACAGCAGTTCTTTGCTTCTGTCCCATGTGCTGCCAGAGGGCCAACGCTGCTGTGA
- the PLEKHH1 gene encoding pleckstrin homology domain-containing family H member 1 isoform X4 yields MGSLEQLEVAPVMAELKVETRASVDWQKRCLALETQLFRFRLQASKIRELLADKMQELEQRLLEAEQRAENAETQVGVMEEKVKLSNLKNVDLGGSLHQKYQELLKAMQSKDELISQLEAQLEKQKQMRAEEAKVVQEKAAKIKEWVTLKLAELEMENQHLKSSNQHLAEQVGVLQDALEALQMAPSGKLLVATQEITEQDSGPSGPGTQPIGQDSGPQAQGALKATMPATSPDALQSKDSVPPGISLEDSSPIVVHPGEISDSKALPLHLGEGSPRRLCMKPRTHRHGSASWGEGLVIAQGATLPGTKNSAREGSPGCSLTLPKVRVPSTPRDSIQLAKRHHSQPQVGPGHFNHVVSIEIGTLSALHPSSLPEVEARAELQEEPENVEMEEQPPMAKEKERESPKAPRTELKEVDLGNKPPTPPLHRFPSWESRIYAVAMAGMRLSDASSRTNVTCCASSPPALASPGPFSGLVYKNVTVPVYTALKGRATQISSVPFMDESSGSDDDCSSQASFRSSVPCSESRKTSGLGSPRAIKRGVSMSSLSSEGDYAIPPDACSLDSDYSEPEHKLQRTSSYSIEGPGLGGESLEKSGYLLKMGSRVKTWKRRWFVLRQGQIMYYKSPSDVIRKPQRVVELNSHCQIVRGEGAQTFQLISEKKTYYLTADSPGLLEEWIRVLQSLLRVQAVGPPALPRGGTKPTVKGWLTKVKHGHSKLVWCALVGKTFYYYRSHEDKRPLGHLPVRDARIEEVDRSCDSDEDYEAGGSRRLLSSHCTLVIHPPEHSPTYLLIGTKHEKDTWLYHLTVAAGGSSARVGTAYEQLIGKLMDGEGDPDSPLWRHPMLCYSKDGLYTSLTTLPSEALQTEALKLFKSCQLFINVPVEAASVDYHVSLAQTALQVCLVHPELQSEIYCQLMKQTSCRPPQKYSLVQCWQLLALCTPLFLPQHHFLWYVKQQFQRHADPRNETGQYATYCQRAVERTLQAGEREARPSRMEVVSILLRNPFHHSLPFSIPVHFTNGTYQVVGFDGSSTVDEFLQRLNQETGMRKSSHSGFALFTDDPSGRDLEHCLPGGVKICDAISKWEQALKELHSGKAEGGTRVVKLMYKNRLYFRSQVKGETERERLLLASQTSGEIVAGRFPVNKELALEMAALMAQVEYGDLERPSPPGPGSPLPTKVQHHLQHVLDRFYPRRYRHGAPSEQLRHLADLLTTKWAALQGCSPPECIRIYLTVARKWPFFGAKLFAARPAQLSSKESTLVWIAVNEDGVSILDHNTMQVHITYPYSSVMTFGGCRDDFMLVIRSIPDQGSGKGHIEKLLFQMAAPKIAEATFIMASYMNHCSTTVNTHPNPPAAHQLWELDGQQFFASVPCAARGPTLL; encoded by the exons ATGCAGGAGCTGGAGCAGAGGCTGCTGGAggcagagcagagagcagagaacGCAGAGACCCAG GTGGGTGTGATGGAGGAGAAGGTGAAACTGTCCAATCTGAAGAATGTGGACTTAGGAGGCAGCCTGCACCAGAAGTACCAAGAATTGCTGAAAGCCATGCAGAGCAAAGATGAGCTCATCAGCCAGCTGGAAGCACAGCTGGAGAAGCAG AAGCAGATGAGAGCTGAAGAAGCAAAAGTTGTCCAAGAGAAAGCTGCAAAGATCAAAGAATGGGTGACCCTGAAGTTAGCAGAG CTTGAAATGGAGAATCAGCACCTGAAGAGCAGTAATCAGCACCTGGCGGAGCAGGTGGGAGTCCTCCAAGATGCTCTAGAAG CTCTTCAGATGGCACCTTCAGGGAAGCTGCTGGTGGCCACCCAGGAAATAACAGAGCAGGATTCTGGTCCTTCAGGTCCAGGAACCCAGCCGATAGGGCAGGACAGTGGTCCTCAGGCCCAGGGTGCCCTAAAGGCAACTATGCCTGCAACTTCCCCAGATGCCCTGCAGAGCAAGGACTCTGTTCCTCCAGGAATTTCCCTGGAGGATTCTAGTCCCATCGTGGTCCATCCTGGGGAAATATCAGACTCCAAGGCCCTTCCCTTGCATCTGGGAGAGGGCTCTCCCCGCCGGCTGTGCATGAAGCCTCGCACCCATAGACATGGTTCGGCCTCCTGGGGTGAGGGCCTGGTCATTGCTCAGGGAGCAACACTCCCTGGGACAAAGAACTCTGCCAGGGAAGGCAGCCCGGGCTGCAGCCTGACCCTACCAAAGGTGCGGGTCCCCAGCACCCCACGGGACAGCATCCAGCTGGCCAAGCGGCACCACAGCCAGCCCCAGGTGGGCCCTGGGCACTTCAACCACGTGGTGAGCATTGAGATTGGGACCCTCTCAGCCCTCCACCCCTCCAGCCTTCCTGAGGTGGAGGCCCGAGCTGAGCTCCAGGAGGAACCAGAGAACGTGGAGATGGAGGAGCAACCCCCAATGgcgaaggaaaaggaaagagaaagcccGAAGGCCCCCagaactgagctgaaggaagTGGATTTGGGCAACAAACCCCCTACACCCCCCCTGCACCGGTTTCCATCCTGG GAGAGCCGGATCTATGCTGTGGCCATGGCTGGCATGCGGCTCTCGGATGCATCTTCCAGAACTAATGTCACCTGCTGTG CTTCAAGCCCTCCTGCCCTTGCGTCCCCTGGGCCTTTCTCTGGCCTTGTCTACAAGAATGTCACCGTGCCTGTCTACACAGCCCTGAAGGGG AGAGCCACGCAGATCAGCAGCGTGCCTTTTATGGACGAGTCCTCGGGGTCCGATGATGACTGCAGCTCTCAGGCGAGTTTTCGATCTTCGGTCCCCTGCTCAGAGTCCAGGAAGACCAGTggactgggcagccccagggccaTCAAGAGAG GTGTCTCCATGTCCTCGCTGAGCTCCGAGGGCGACTACGCCATCCCCCCAGATGCCTGCTCACTGGACAGCGACTACTCGGAGCCGGAGCACAAACTCCAGCGCACCTCCTCCTACTCCATtgaggggccaggcctgggcgGG GAGTCACTGGAGAAGTCAGGCTACCTGCTAAAAATGGGGAGCCGGGTGAAGACGTGGAAGAGGCGCTGGTTTGTCCTGAGACAGGGACAGATTATGTACTACAAGTCTCCG AGTGATGTCATCCGGAAACCTCAGAGAGTAGTGGAACTGAATTCCCATTGCCAGATTGTTCGTGGGGAGGGTGCACAGACATTCCAG CTTATCTCTGAGAAGAAAACCTATTACCTGACAGCAGACTCACCTGGCCTGCTGGAGGAGTGGATCCGGGTGCTGCAGAGCCTGCTGAGGGTCCAGGCCGTGgggcctccagccctgcctcGGGGCGGCACCAAGCCCACTGTGAAGGGGTGGCTGACCAAG gTAAAACATGGCCATTCCAAGCTGGTCTGGTGTGCTCTTGTTGGGAAAACCTTCTACTACTATCGAAGTCATGAGGACAAG CGACCCCTGGGCCATCTGCCTGTGCGGGACGCGCGCATAGAGGAAGTAGATCGATCCTGTGACTCGGACGAGGACTATGAGGCTGGAGGGAGCAGGCGGTTGCTCTCCTCCCACTGCACCCTGGTGATCCACCCCCCAGAGCATAGCCCCACCTACCTCCTCATTGGCACTAAGCATGAAAAG GACACGTGGCTTTACCACCTCACAGTGGCTGCAGGCGGCAGCAGTGCCAGGGTTGGCACTGCCTATGAGCAGCTCATTGGAAAACTGATGGATGGGGAGGGAGACCCAG ATTCCCCTCTCTGGAGACACCCCATGCTGTGTTACAGCAAAGATGGACTGTACACCTCCCTCACCACCCTGCCCTCAGAGGCTCTGCAGACCGAGGCTCTCAAGCTCTTCAAG TCCTGCCAGCTCTTCATCAACGTGCCTGTGGAGGCTGCCTCCGTGGACTACCACGTGTCTCTGGCCCAGACAGCCCTGCAGGTCTGCCTCGTTCACCCCGAGCTGCAGAGCGAGATCTACTGCCAACTCATGAAGCAGACCAGCTGCCGCCCACCTCAGAAATACTCGCTCGTACAG TGCTGGCAGCTCCTGGCTCTGTGCACCCCACTTTTCCTGCCCCAGCACCACTTCCTCTGGTACGTGAAACAGCAGTTCCAGCGCCATGCAGATCCCAG AAATGAAACCGGCCAGTATGCCACCTACTGCCAGCGGGCAGTGGAGCGGACCCTGCAGGCCGGGGAGCGGGAGGCCAGGCCATCACGCATGGAAGTGGTGTCCATCTTGCTACGCaaccccttccaccactccttgcCCTTCAGCATCCCTGTGCACTTCACCAATGGGACTTACCAG GTGGTCGGTTTTGATGGCTCCTCCACAGTTGATGAGTTCCTCCAGCGTCTGAACCAAGAGACAGGCATGAGAAAGTCCTCCCACTCTGGCTTTGCCCTCTTCACAGACGATCCTTCCGGCAGGGACCTGGAACACTGCCTGCCAGGGGGTGTCAAG ATCTGTGATGCCATCTCCAAGTGGGAACAAGCCCTGAAGGAGCTGCACTCTGGCAAGGCTGAGGGTGGCACGCGTGTTGTGAAGCTGATGTACAAGAACAG GCTGTACTTTCGGAGTCAAGTCAAAGGGGAGACAGAGCGGGAGCGGCTGCTGCTTGCCTCCCAGACTAGTGGGGAGATAGTGGCAGGGAGGTTTCCTGTCAACAAGGAGCTGGCTCTTGAGATGGCTGCCCTGATGGCTCAG GTAGAATATGGGGACTTAGAGAGGCCCAGCCCACCAGGCCCTGGGAGCCCACTCCCTACCAAGGTTCAGCATCACCTCCAGCACGTCTTAGACAGGTTCTACCCAAGGCGCTACAGACACGGAGCACCCTCTGAACAGTTGAG GCACCTGGCAGATCTGCTGACCACAAAGTGGGCAGCACTGCAAGGCTGTTCCCCTCCCGAGTGCATCCGCATCTACCTGACAGTGGCCCGGAAATGGCCTTTCTTTGGTGCTAAGCTCTTTGCTGCTCGG CCTGCGCAGCTGTCTTCCAAAGAGAGCACTCTGGTGTGGATTGCTGTGAATGAGGATGGTGTCAGCATCCTGGACCACAATACTATG CAAGTGCACATCACGTACCCCTACTCTTCAGTAATGACCTTCGGTGGCTGCCGGGATGACTTCATGCTTGTAATTAGATCCATTCCAGACCAGGGCTCTGGGAAAGGTCACATTGAGAAGTTGCTCTTCCAGATGGCTGCTCCCAAG ATTGCAGAGGCTACCTTCATCATGGCCAGCTACATGAACCATTGCTCCACAACTGTGAACACCCACCCTAACCCACCTGCTGCCCACCAGCTATGGGAACTGGACGGACAGCAGTTCTTTGCTTCTGTCCCATGTGCTGCCAGAGGGCCAACGCTGCTGTGA